In the Gossypium raimondii isolate GPD5lz chromosome 9, ASM2569854v1, whole genome shotgun sequence genome, one interval contains:
- the LOC105799403 gene encoding cyclin-dependent protein kinase inhibitor SMR13: MAPTSRRGKTTRKASKPRRGHYKRKLVKPTIQKASVLEELPSNSSTITSDNLSKMEGSTTTASPCSTPKAQRFRIPEMDTCPPAPKKQRVLSNCSLQRTPVAFFSPPDLDLFFFFALRDISV, translated from the coding sequence ATGGCACCCACCAGCAGAAGAGgcaaaacaacaagaaaagcGAGCAAGCCAAGAAGAGGTCATTACAAGAGGAAGCTGGTAAAGCCCACTATTCAAAAGGCATCAGTGTTGGAGGAATTGCCTTCCAACTCTTCCACCATAACTTCAGATAATCTTTCCAAGATGGAGGGCTCTACTACTACTGCAAGCCCATGCTCTACACCCAAAGCTCAAAGGTTTCGAATACCGGAGATGGATACATGCCCTCCAGCACCAAAGAAGCAAAGGGTTCTCTCCAATTGCTCATTGCAAAGAACACCTGTTGCTTTCTTTTCTCCTCCAGATTTagatctctttttcttctttgcacTTAGGGATATCTCAGTGTGA
- the LOC105799404 gene encoding uncharacterized protein LOC105799404, which yields MFYRGKYTDGADGREMGAKRQRIIDQGPSFYGNSPGSSFMYTAPPPPYSYVSQPPPFPVVRLRGLPFDCTETDVAEFFHGLDIVDVLFVHKNSKFTGEAFCVLGYPLQVDFALQKNRQNMGRRYVEVFRSKRQEYYKAIANEVADARGGSPRRNAPRAKSSDEAKESAEHTGILRLRGLPFSAGKDDIMEFFKDFVLSEDAVHIVLNSEGRPSGEAFVEFTNAEDSKAAMSKDRMTLGSRYIELFPSFSEEMEEAISRGR from the coding sequence TAAATATACCGATGGTGCTGATGGGCGTGAAATGGGTGCAAAGCGTCAGCGGATAATTGATCAAGGCCCTTCATTCTATGGAAATTCTCCAGGTTCAAGCTTCATGTATACTGCCCCTCCTCCTCCTTACTCATATGTTAGCCAACCTCCACCTTTCCCTGTTGTTCGACTTCGTGGTCTTCCCTTCGATTGCACAGAGACTGATGTGGCTGAATTCTTCCATGGTCTGGACATAGTTGATGTCCTTTTTGTCCATAAAAACAGCAAGTTCACTGGTGAAGCTTTTTGTGTTTTGGGTTATCCTCTTCAGGTTGATTTTGCCCTTCAGAAGAATAGGCAAAACATGGGCAGGAGATATGTAGAGGTTTTCAGAAGCAAGAGACAGGAATATTATAAGGCAATAGCGAATGAAGTGGCTGATGCTCGTGGCGGTTCACCTCGCAGAAATGCCCCAAGGGCCAAATCTAGTGATGAAGCAAAGGAATCTGCTGAACATACAGGGATATTGAGATTGAGGGGATTGCCATTTTCTGCTGGAAAAGATGATATAATGGAGTTCTTTAAAGATTTTGTGTTATCCGAAGATGCAgttcatatagtattgaattcAGAGGGGAGGCCAAGTGGAGAAGCATTTGTGGAGTTTACAAATGCAGAAGATTCTAAAGCTGCAATGTCCAAGGATAGGATGACACTTGGGAGTCGTTATATTGAGTTGTTCCCTTCGTTTTCTGAAGAGATGGAGGAAGCAATTTCAAGAGGACGGTGA